The following proteins are co-located in the Sylvia atricapilla isolate bSylAtr1 unplaced genomic scaffold, bSylAtr1.pri scaffold_112_arrow_ctg1, whole genome shotgun sequence genome:
- the LOC136374730 gene encoding SLAM family member 5-like has product MEQFWVLTLLTVLTLLHQTASPSDTPKQNRTVGGAVTFRSPETSGNGALWRFGNDPIVTVEFGDSPRFKFSKEEYKTHFTVSERGRALSITQLRMEDAGTYSVIINGKISTFTLQVYRELPEPTVTCEAQDCLGSTCLLSLLCSVSGDGFGNVSYTWTGWGQRWGEKSVVLTMVDKSTWHNLGPLRCTARNAVSSRSVTVTNPEELFPGAPSSSGVGVTVGVTVGVTVGVIFGILVVILLGFLIFLRKSRGKE; this is encoded by the exons ATGGAGCAGTTTTGGGTCCTCACCCTCCTCACCGTCCTCACCCTGCTCCACCAAACCG CCAGTCCCAGTGACACCCCGAAGCAGAATCGGACCGTGGGTGGGGCCGTGACCTTCCGCAGCCCTGAAACAAGCGGAAATGGAGCACTGTGGAGATTTGGGAATGATCCCATAGTGACCGTGGAATTTGGTGATTCTCCTCGATTCAAATTTTCAAAAGAGGAATACAAAACCCATTTCACTGTCTCTGAGAGGGGCCGGGCACTCAGCATCACCCAGCTGAGGATGGAGGATGCCGGGACCTACTCTGTAatcataaatggaaaaatatccaCCTTCACCCTCCAGGTGTACA gagAGCTGCCAGAGCCCACGGTGACCTGTGAGGCCCAGGACTGCTTGGGCAGCacctgcctcctctccctgctctgctccgtGTCTGGAGATGGCTTTGGGAACGTCTCCTACACCTGGACAGGGTGGGGCCAGCGGTGGGGAGAGAAGTCTGttgtgctgaccatggtggatAAATCCACCTGGCACAACCTGGGGCCACTGAGGTGCACAGCACGGAACGCCGTCAGCAGCAGGAGTGTCACTGTCACCAACCCTGAGGAGCTGTTCCCAG gCGCCCCCTCCAGCAGCGGGGTCGGGGTCACAGTCGGAGTCACAGTCGGGGTCACGGTCGGGGTCATTTTTGGCATCCTGGTCGTGATTTTATTGggtttcctcattttcctgcgCAAATCCCGAG